A genome region from Dreissena polymorpha isolate Duluth1 chromosome 16, UMN_Dpol_1.0, whole genome shotgun sequence includes the following:
- the LOC127861983 gene encoding uncharacterized protein LOC127861983 isoform X2, with product MEEKRKRNPNFSLQDSLLLTQIMGETHPDFHDMDMSFHKVDKARFSNRISKATKNALWVAVTENVNARAQFRREQSILEKKWENLQRDHRNLYMDFQREISLTGRGPIGRTLSVLTEAVIDVIGKQSAAVVGAAGAAYDSTLASLMLSSVSDGPIFNVMDLVPVKPSQRVQSCSTTTSTLPSPNQAHCCCCSDSEMRALKKRKLELQIKFYER from the exons atggaagaaaaaagaaaacgCAATCCCAACTTTTCGCTGCAAGATTCCTTGCTTCTTACCCAAATAATGGGAGAGACGCATCCCGACTTCCATGATATGGACATGTCTTTCCACAAGGTTGATAAGGCTAGATTCAGCAATC GAATCAGCAAAGCAACAAAGAATGCACTGTGGGTGGCAGTTACTGAAAATGTCAATGCCAGAGCCCAGTTTAGAAGGGAGCAATCcattttggagaaaaaatgggaaaaTCTACAAAGGGATCACAGAAATCTGTACATGGATTTCCAAAGAGAAATTTCATTGACAG GGCGAGGTCCAATTGGCAGAACATTGTCTGTCCTCACAGAGGCAGTAATTGATGTTATTGGAAAGCAGAGTGCGGCAGTTGTTGGGGCAGCAGGAGCAGCATATGACTCAACATTGGCCTCACTTATGCT ATCATCAGTATCGGATGGTCCAATCTTCAATGTAATGGATCTTGTTCCAGTAAAACCTTCCCAAAG AGTCCAATCATGTTCAACAACAACCAGTACATTGCCAAg CCCAAATCAAGCGCACTGTTGCTGTTGTAGTGACTCTGAAATGAGAGCCTTAAAGAAGAGAAAACTAGAGTTGCAGATAAAGTTTTATGAGAGATAA
- the LOC127861983 gene encoding uncharacterized protein LOC127861983 isoform X1 yields the protein MEEKRKRNPNFSLQDSLLLTQIMGETHPDFHDMDMSFHKVDKARFSNRISKATKNALWVAVTENVNARAQFRREQSILEKKWENLQRDHRNLYMDFQREISLTGRGPIGRTLSVLTEAVIDVIGKQSAAVVGAAGAAYDSTLASLMLPQQFDLCDSEERSSVSDGPIFNVMDLVPVKPSQRVQSCSTTTSTLPSPNQAHCCCCSDSEMRALKKRKLELQIKFYER from the exons atggaagaaaaaagaaaacgCAATCCCAACTTTTCGCTGCAAGATTCCTTGCTTCTTACCCAAATAATGGGAGAGACGCATCCCGACTTCCATGATATGGACATGTCTTTCCACAAGGTTGATAAGGCTAGATTCAGCAATC GAATCAGCAAAGCAACAAAGAATGCACTGTGGGTGGCAGTTACTGAAAATGTCAATGCCAGAGCCCAGTTTAGAAGGGAGCAATCcattttggagaaaaaatgggaaaaTCTACAAAGGGATCACAGAAATCTGTACATGGATTTCCAAAGAGAAATTTCATTGACAG GGCGAGGTCCAATTGGCAGAACATTGTCTGTCCTCACAGAGGCAGTAATTGATGTTATTGGAAAGCAGAGTGCGGCAGTTGTTGGGGCAGCAGGAGCAGCATATGACTCAACATTGGCCTCACTTATGCT TCCTCAACAGTTTGACCTATGTGACAGTGAAGAAAG ATCATCAGTATCGGATGGTCCAATCTTCAATGTAATGGATCTTGTTCCAGTAAAACCTTCCCAAAG AGTCCAATCATGTTCAACAACAACCAGTACATTGCCAAg CCCAAATCAAGCGCACTGTTGCTGTTGTAGTGACTCTGAAATGAGAGCCTTAAAGAAGAGAAAACTAGAGTTGCAGATAAAGTTTTATGAGAGATAA